The following proteins come from a genomic window of Ornithinimicrobium cryptoxanthini:
- a CDS encoding glycine cleavage system protein R, translating into MRKLVVSVIADERPGLVAELASAVAEHGGNWLESQMGRLGGKFAGAVLIEVAPDRVDDLTAALKGLSDVGVVDVSATSADGATKGSVESVRLQVVGQDQPGIVREVTRALAAHGLSIQELYTETSDAPMTGDRLFEAAAAVELGDGLDLPGLRAALDAVSADLSLDIQVDDGHDGPAWGEVPDSAETR; encoded by the coding sequence ATGCGGAAACTTGTGGTGAGCGTGATTGCTGATGAGCGACCCGGCCTGGTGGCCGAGCTCGCGAGTGCCGTTGCTGAGCACGGCGGGAACTGGCTCGAGAGCCAGATGGGGCGGCTGGGCGGCAAGTTTGCCGGTGCCGTCCTGATCGAGGTGGCACCTGATCGCGTCGATGACCTCACGGCCGCGCTGAAGGGCCTCAGTGACGTCGGTGTCGTCGACGTGTCAGCCACCTCGGCCGACGGCGCGACGAAGGGCAGTGTCGAGTCGGTCCGGTTGCAGGTCGTGGGTCAGGACCAGCCCGGCATCGTGCGTGAGGTCACCCGCGCCCTCGCGGCGCACGGTCTGAGCATCCAGGAGCTCTACACCGAGACCAGCGACGCGCCGATGACCGGTGACCGGCTCTTTGAGGCGGCGGCCGCGGTGGAGCTCGGCGACGGGCTGGACCTGCCTGGACTGCGAGCTGCGCTGGACGCGGTGTCCGCCGACCTGAGCCTTGACATCCAGGTCGACGACGGCCATGACGGCCCGGCCTGGGGCGAGGTGCCCGACTCGGCCGAGACGAGGTGA
- a CDS encoding BTAD domain-containing putative transcriptional regulator has product MIEYAVLGPLEVTSDGEPVDLAGDRLRRLLVTLLVTRNRPVSVDRLVEAVFGEQAGPKAEATLRTYLTRLRHKLGTDLAVGHTDGGYVLHVPDEALDSAHFEQLVGQGRRALEYGDPTIAAATLSQALQLWRGAAYQGMDATWWVSGEAQRLADLRVTAVEHLADAQMLVGHGSDAVPNLREVLLEDPFRENLTARLMLALSTTGRTAEALTLYRQHRTKLSDELGIDPGPDLVQLHERILAGEPDLLHLVQAEQSLRGYQLGERLGSGPRGTVFSARLPGVDREYAVRVYRPEIADDVTVVRTFERDAHAAATVDSTSVVPIYDAWREPGLAALVMQRMTGGTLRDQLTKKAITPPMARHVAERVGGALLDYAARGLTHGDVRSDNVFFDAAGEAYLGDRALRTSDAGRLDDAAQYVELVRVCFAAASPDERHDWAVQPADDGPGGAVHSTVTAVLAHLRASAHQPGNPYVGLRRFEEQDADRFFGREALIERMEELVSHSRLLAVVGGSGSGKSSVVRAGLLPRLRRSAEPRWLITVMVPGSDPLDSLSEALRRVATTSTADTVVSLEEPEGLARVARALTPSGWRLLLVVDQLEEIYSHAEPEAAEALLDALAHASTAEDCPLSVVATVRADYFDRPLAHPTFGPLLRDATLPVAAMTPSELEAAVRGPAVNRLTLEPGLTSELVAAVAGRPAALPALQFTLHELASGGQPALTLSALRALGGVEGAIGSRAESMLSTLSATEQQLFAELLSRLVVVSAGEPIGTRITMSEVKAVSPEHGADLHRLMETWIAARLLSADRRLDTREPTVGLAHEALVEHWPRLRRWVEGNQARHRELADLARAAAQWRELGQDRGALLRGARLDRAIEALPPTGAPPDVAAFVAASRAQRDDEVRAATEAAQQREQGNRRLRRHRWLLAAALVVVVAIGAVAVERGLSAHNNALAAESRAQAAVAGLLASANDVADKDWPLALLLATEAYLMDDSSHTRRGLLTALSNPRPVGTLLYEEPAGLQALAVDADSGVAAVLSPEGELTVFDLETAAVVLGPVPVPVFPIGGGLDAAAGMVASGGDSTDGTGVVVHRIGEDQPVATLDTPIGQESKVAFSPDSSTLAVTSHGTVRLVDTTSWQVRARLSTPDPADPLLAVAWSSDGSRVYAGTVAGVYAWVAPSTETPGSVVAEPGSDEQGTAPDGVVDLPDSDEPAVFDLATIPGTDQVVATTFDGATYVLADHPLRIIEGPLSHDNVTVSLAASPDGQRIAVAAFNQAMVWQFPGTPQGRLEQAFPIATETIDLEFLSDGDLVTVGSAGEVTRWDLDVPSPAVAPLTELGAGIPTFSPSGELLAMAGWGHGARLFDGRTLQPLVTLDIPDPDIVSVAGLAFHPDEDVVYVLSCTGTELTSREYCPGELTAYDTGTGAPVAGPVTGGSVSHWVPTLLAVNSDGTMLASGRIGGLVELHDPSSLETTAVLDDLEGSPEARFVIQVDFAPDEPQLVASVGDLTGVWDLTGTTPELIVKQWTGVTAGFAPTGELVTSSQSGRVYLREPTTLRPLQEAGGLPMPLVNFQFTDDGSMMVTSDDATGAVRLWSLPELESFGGPLPGAYSDIRPDGSLVVIGGAEASSLTLDPTDWVQAACDTAGRDLTDAEWGQYFGSVPYRPTCPTR; this is encoded by the coding sequence ACGCAGTCCTAGGGCCACTCGAGGTGACGTCAGACGGCGAGCCTGTCGACCTGGCCGGTGACCGGTTGCGTCGGTTGCTCGTCACGTTGCTGGTGACGCGCAACCGCCCGGTCAGCGTCGATCGCCTGGTGGAGGCAGTCTTCGGCGAGCAGGCGGGTCCGAAGGCCGAGGCGACCCTGCGCACCTACCTGACCCGGCTGCGGCACAAGCTCGGCACAGATCTGGCGGTGGGGCACACCGACGGCGGCTATGTGCTGCACGTGCCGGACGAGGCCCTGGACTCAGCACACTTCGAACAGCTGGTGGGGCAGGGTCGCCGAGCCCTGGAGTACGGGGACCCGACGATTGCCGCGGCTACGTTGTCCCAGGCTCTCCAGCTCTGGCGGGGTGCGGCATACCAGGGCATGGACGCGACCTGGTGGGTGAGCGGGGAGGCTCAGCGGCTGGCGGACCTGCGCGTCACGGCTGTCGAGCACCTCGCCGACGCGCAGATGCTCGTGGGTCACGGCAGCGACGCGGTGCCCAACCTGCGCGAAGTCCTCCTCGAAGACCCGTTCCGGGAGAACCTGACCGCGCGGCTGATGCTCGCCCTGTCCACGACTGGTCGCACCGCAGAAGCACTGACCCTCTATCGGCAGCACAGGACGAAGCTGAGCGACGAGCTGGGCATCGACCCCGGTCCGGACCTGGTCCAGCTGCACGAACGGATCCTTGCCGGGGAACCCGACCTGCTCCACCTCGTCCAGGCCGAACAGTCCCTGCGCGGATATCAGCTCGGCGAGCGACTCGGCAGTGGCCCGCGCGGGACGGTGTTCAGTGCCCGCCTGCCCGGAGTGGACCGCGAGTATGCGGTGCGGGTCTATCGTCCCGAGATCGCCGACGACGTGACCGTGGTCCGCACCTTCGAGCGGGACGCGCACGCGGCCGCCACGGTGGACAGCACGTCTGTCGTGCCGATCTACGACGCGTGGCGTGAGCCAGGCCTCGCGGCCCTGGTGATGCAGCGCATGACCGGCGGCACGTTGCGGGACCAGCTGACCAAGAAGGCGATCACTCCCCCGATGGCTCGGCACGTCGCCGAACGAGTCGGTGGAGCGCTGCTCGACTACGCGGCGCGTGGCCTGACGCACGGGGATGTCCGTTCGGACAACGTCTTCTTCGACGCGGCCGGGGAGGCCTATCTCGGTGACCGCGCGCTCCGGACCAGCGACGCGGGACGACTCGACGACGCGGCTCAGTATGTCGAGCTGGTCCGGGTCTGCTTCGCTGCCGCCTCCCCCGATGAGCGCCATGACTGGGCGGTGCAACCGGCCGACGACGGCCCGGGCGGGGCGGTGCACAGCACCGTCACCGCCGTCCTGGCGCACCTGCGTGCCAGTGCCCATCAGCCGGGGAACCCGTATGTCGGACTGCGCCGGTTCGAGGAGCAGGATGCCGATCGCTTCTTCGGGCGCGAGGCCCTGATCGAGCGCATGGAAGAACTGGTGTCCCACAGCAGGCTCCTCGCCGTCGTCGGCGGCTCCGGCAGCGGCAAGTCAAGTGTGGTGCGAGCCGGCCTGCTGCCTCGCCTCCGGCGGTCGGCCGAGCCGCGCTGGCTGATCACGGTCATGGTGCCCGGCTCCGACCCTCTGGACAGTCTTTCCGAGGCGCTACGGCGAGTCGCGACCACGTCCACCGCAGACACGGTCGTGTCACTTGAGGAGCCGGAGGGGCTGGCGCGGGTCGCCCGGGCGCTGACGCCTTCCGGGTGGCGTCTGCTGTTGGTCGTCGACCAGCTGGAGGAGATCTACTCACACGCCGAGCCGGAGGCTGCCGAAGCGCTCCTCGACGCGTTGGCCCACGCGAGCACCGCGGAAGATTGCCCGCTGAGTGTGGTCGCCACAGTCCGGGCCGACTACTTCGACCGCCCACTGGCCCACCCCACGTTTGGTCCGTTGCTGCGCGATGCGACCTTGCCGGTCGCGGCGATGACCCCGAGCGAGCTTGAGGCGGCGGTGCGGGGGCCCGCCGTGAACCGGCTGACCCTGGAGCCGGGTCTGACCAGCGAGCTCGTCGCTGCTGTTGCCGGACGACCCGCAGCCCTGCCCGCCCTCCAGTTCACCCTCCATGAGCTGGCCAGCGGGGGGCAGCCGGCACTGACCCTCTCAGCTCTGCGTGCCCTGGGCGGGGTCGAGGGCGCCATCGGGTCGCGTGCGGAGAGCATGCTCAGCACGCTGAGCGCCACGGAGCAGCAGTTGTTCGCCGAGCTGCTCAGCAGGCTGGTGGTGGTCTCCGCCGGAGAACCGATCGGCACCCGCATCACCATGTCCGAGGTCAAGGCGGTGAGCCCGGAGCACGGCGCCGACCTGCACCGACTGATGGAGACCTGGATCGCCGCCCGGTTGCTCTCCGCAGACCGCCGACTGGACACTCGCGAACCGACCGTCGGACTGGCGCACGAGGCACTGGTCGAGCACTGGCCGCGGCTGCGACGCTGGGTGGAGGGCAACCAGGCGCGGCACCGGGAGCTGGCCGACCTCGCTCGTGCCGCGGCTCAGTGGCGCGAGCTGGGTCAGGACCGCGGTGCGCTGCTGCGCGGTGCGCGTCTGGACCGGGCGATCGAGGCGCTGCCACCCACCGGAGCTCCACCGGATGTGGCGGCGTTCGTTGCTGCCAGCCGCGCCCAGCGCGACGACGAGGTCAGGGCGGCAACCGAAGCGGCGCAACAGCGCGAGCAGGGCAACCGCCGACTGCGCCGGCACCGGTGGCTGCTCGCCGCGGCGCTCGTGGTCGTCGTGGCCATCGGAGCAGTCGCGGTGGAGCGGGGACTCTCGGCACACAACAACGCACTGGCCGCCGAGTCCCGGGCGCAGGCGGCGGTGGCCGGTCTGCTGGCCTCGGCCAACGACGTGGCGGACAAGGACTGGCCACTTGCGCTGTTGCTCGCGACCGAGGCCTACCTCATGGATGACTCGTCACACACCCGCCGAGGCCTGCTCACCGCCCTGTCCAACCCACGTCCTGTCGGCACCCTGCTTTATGAGGAACCGGCCGGTCTCCAGGCACTGGCAGTCGATGCCGACTCCGGGGTCGCGGCCGTTCTCAGCCCAGAAGGGGAGCTGACGGTGTTTGACCTGGAGACGGCAGCCGTGGTGCTCGGACCCGTCCCGGTGCCCGTCTTCCCGATCGGGGGCGGGTTGGACGCCGCCGCCGGGATGGTTGCCTCGGGCGGAGACTCCACCGACGGCACCGGCGTGGTCGTGCATCGGATCGGAGAGGACCAGCCCGTGGCGACCCTGGACACTCCCATCGGGCAGGAGTCCAAGGTGGCCTTCAGCCCCGACTCGAGCACCCTGGCCGTCACCAGCCACGGCACGGTCCGGCTGGTCGACACCACCTCCTGGCAGGTCCGCGCGCGCCTGAGCACGCCAGACCCTGCCGACCCGTTGCTCGCCGTCGCCTGGAGCAGTGACGGGAGCAGGGTCTATGCCGGAACGGTCGCTGGGGTCTACGCCTGGGTCGCCCCGTCCACCGAGACACCCGGCTCCGTCGTGGCTGAGCCGGGGAGCGATGAGCAAGGCACGGCCCCGGACGGCGTGGTCGACCTGCCCGACTCCGACGAACCGGCGGTTTTCGACCTCGCGACCATCCCGGGCACCGACCAGGTGGTTGCCACGACCTTCGACGGAGCCACCTACGTGCTGGCCGACCACCCGCTGCGCATCATCGAGGGCCCTCTGTCACACGACAACGTGACGGTCTCCCTGGCGGCTTCGCCCGACGGTCAGCGCATCGCAGTCGCAGCCTTCAACCAGGCGATGGTCTGGCAGTTCCCCGGGACACCACAGGGACGGCTCGAACAGGCGTTCCCGATCGCCACCGAGACCATCGATCTGGAGTTCCTGTCCGACGGCGACCTGGTCACGGTCGGCTCGGCCGGTGAGGTGACCCGTTGGGACCTCGACGTGCCCAGCCCGGCGGTCGCCCCGCTGACGGAGCTCGGCGCCGGGATCCCGACCTTCAGCCCGAGCGGTGAGCTGCTGGCGATGGCCGGCTGGGGTCATGGGGCGCGGTTGTTCGATGGCAGGACGCTGCAACCCCTGGTGACACTGGACATCCCCGACCCGGACATCGTCAGCGTCGCTGGGCTGGCCTTCCATCCGGACGAGGACGTCGTCTACGTGCTGTCCTGCACGGGGACCGAGCTGACCAGCCGGGAGTACTGCCCGGGTGAGCTCACGGCATACGACACCGGCACCGGCGCGCCGGTCGCCGGGCCGGTCACGGGCGGGTCGGTGTCGCACTGGGTGCCCACGCTGCTGGCGGTCAACAGCGACGGAACCATGCTGGCAAGCGGACGGATCGGTGGGTTGGTCGAGCTGCACGACCCGAGCTCGTTGGAGACCACGGCGGTGCTCGACGACCTGGAGGGAAGTCCGGAGGCCCGGTTCGTCATCCAGGTGGACTTCGCCCCGGACGAGCCACAACTGGTGGCCTCGGTCGGCGACCTCACCGGCGTGTGGGACCTGACTGGGACGACACCCGAGCTGATCGTCAAGCAGTGGACCGGGGTCACTGCCGGTTTTGCTCCGACCGGGGAGCTGGTGACCAGCTCGCAGAGCGGACGGGTCTACCTGCGCGAGCCGACCACCCTGCGTCCCCTCCAGGAGGCGGGCGGCCTCCCGATGCCGCTGGTCAACTTCCAGTTCACTGACGACGGCTCCATGATGGTCACCTCCGATGACGCGACGGGGGCCGTCCGGCTCTGGAGCCTGCCCGAGCTCGAGTCCTTCGGTGGGCCGCTGCCTGGCGCCTACTCCGACATCCGACCTGACGGAAGCCTGGTGGTCATCGGTGGAGCAGAGGCCAGCAGTCTGACCCTGGACCCGACGGACTGGGTCCAGGCGGCCTGCGACACCGCCGGGCGTGATCTCACGGACGCGGAATGGGGGCAGTACTTCGGGTCGGTCCCCTACCGTCCCACCTGCCCGACGCGGTAG